A region of the Hydra vulgaris chromosome 12, alternate assembly HydraT2T_AEP genome:
ggtaatattttgctttaaatatttcagctttAACGGAACAATTAAGACCCCAGCAAACATTAAGTAGTCGGACCGACAACGGAACGCTGTCAGCACTTATGCCGTACCAACGTTGTCCGGCCGTCAGCAAGCTTCAGGCGGTTCAACAGCGGACCGATGGCGGCAAAACGCTAAATTTTCAACAACACTTCGTTGGCGGTAAGCCAATTTTTAAGCTGTCGCTCAATATAGGACCTTCTGTAATTTGCGCTTCAATTTCAAAGCATAAACCttcctaatattatttttgtacttttctttaaatatagaCACTTATCTTTAgtgaaattgtttattatttttattatatgacCTCATCCATAACAATGCGTAGATGAcacattttaaactaaataacaTTACTAGCTCTAGCACTTATGGTAAATCAATTAGCATACGCCTTGGCGTTTTAACCGAATACACGGttaataaatatgaataaagaacaatttgaaataataatagaaattaatTCAAGTTTGAGATTTATAAGTACAATTTACATATTacaatcataataaaattattatctaaagcattatatataatctcgataaattaatgtttaaattgcGTTTGAcgactctatttttaaaatctttttaatataaaaagaaacatttcACACTTCATTTGGATACTGCATACATTAgagaaaaaataacattaaacaaaacTCGCTTCACAAAACGGTCTGGAGACTTTTAATGTAGCCCTGAAAGAAGACACCGATATATTAATCGAAATATAGAAATCAACCAGTTAAGAGACACTAGAATAAACATAATTAACTAACCTTTTCAGTCTTTAAAGACACCCTTTGAAGGGCTTATATCAAATAGCGAGCCAATAGCAAGTAACCCTATGGCATGAGTGTATctacatttgttattttttcaacaatgaaATTGTCATTCCATATAATATGATCCTCAAAACGAcggtttaatttatttaaaaaaacagttaaattagGATGGTTCAAGTTACCTTAAAAAAAGGCTGTCTAATATTTATGAAGATTTGGTTGCGAACGACaactttttgaaagaaaaagtatggagaattaaggagaaaacgGTCACATTAGAAATAGAATCTTATTTCtttcaatacattttaaatataaaaagaaaaattattataaattaatatattactttacatatatacaaatataaatatatttataatcgAAATAAAGGTTTGCAAACAATTAAAGAACTAtaaattttcttctttattaatatgtttaatCCTTCACTTTAATGAAATTTcctagatgaataaaaataaatataaataaggagaaattaaggagagcagtctaattttacctttttttaaggttatttaagtACTgttaaagagaattttttttttttaaggatatttaaggtttttaaggatGAGTGGAAACCCTGTaaatctattttcaaaataaaatctgCTATCATATAACGAAAAGATAAAtagtatttgaaaaagttaCTTTAGTGCCTGGTTGCAATCCCAGCAGTTTTTTAAACATGGTGAACATAACCATTGAGGTGACATAAGcgtaaataataatagtaatcaGAAGCATAATATTAACTCACAAGTATAATTCCACATGACGGGTTTGCAAAATGAGAATGTTTACGAAAATaggtttataaaagaaaaaaggcaAACTTTTAGCTGAACTTCCTCTGATTTCCTCTCATCTGTTTTAGAAGTTGAGCACCAAATTACTTATTTCTATATCGAAAAATTAAGCATCATTACATAAGTTGTCATATATCCTTTTTATTTCatacaacttaatttttaaatagttgatATGATCTAACAGTAGACTAACTTTCCAGAACTTGAATTatgctgcatttttttaataattaccactaaaaaaaactgatttataccactgatctcaaaatataactggatagcgtgtacggcaaattttttgaagccagttttggcctcccaagatggcggcgAATTTGGTTGAttacacattaaaaaacttttgtcgcgaacttttatatctttcgtatataaatatcatttaatgTACAAGcctcaaatataaatataattttcggttttacttaaaattaagaaaaacaacaagaaaaaacacaatattacatatttacGTATTTtctaagatatatatatatatatatatatatatatatatatatatatatatatatatatatatatatatatatatatatatatatatatatatatatatatatatatatatatatatatatatatatatatataattaacattaaatttgtataatatctttttttctttcttttttttaaataaatataattaaataagataaaatttttttagttaaagtttttaagaaatagTTCATTTAACATTGGTAATAAAGAACAATTAAGAAACTTGTATTATACGTAGAATCTGGTAGTTAACCAATTAGTAgaagtaataaacaaataagaaCCTAGTATTTATCCAAATTAACATCTTCCACATaactttcaaataattattttaaattagaataaaaaaaatatgaaatagtttttaatcaattttttaaattatttacttttttaactttattttaactataaattacCTGTTTAATACtgtttataatacaatttatgcaccttttagttcttaactacccaatgctgtgtgctagaaggttaataacacaactgtATGGTAGgcagctaaatatttttaaatagatatcaCAAATTAACAAATGCTGCATAAACTATTAGCTGAGCTctgtgagtacacacaactcaggggttccttctagaatttttacaaataattatttgtactttattttgtatttggttatatatatacaaatatatataaatatatatatatatatatatatatatatatatatatatatatatatatatatatatatatatatatatatatatatatatatatatatatatatatatatatatatatatatatatatatatatatatatatatatatatatatatatatatatatatacaggggcgtgCAGAGCGTGAGTCACCCGAGCAAATTGCTCGGGGCCCCGGACCCTATGGGGGCCCCCAACAGCGGCAATAACATTCcaggtttttttttccttctctTTTTCCCCATCAAGAGCTTTaacttacataaaaaataaaaatagctcattaagtttaatgaaaattgccTCAAAAATGAGCTTGagatctaataatttttttaaaaataaatttagcgttgcgtaatttatagaagatgtatatatgtatatatatctattagaCGAAAgtgtctaaaaaaataaaaatgaaacgcACGTATCCATCTGGTGcatcaaagttaaaaatcagtaaagtaaaaaaagcgGTTCTACAAAAAGGAAGACAAACATTATTTGATGTTGGAATTACAACTACTCCTAAAACATCAGATGCCCTTTACACTAGCTCAACGAAGCAAAAATATGACGGTAGTATCCAATCTTCTGTTTCTGGTAATAGTGCTGGCAGTATAGAGAAATTAGCCACTTTTGAAGACTGTCAAATTAGTGGTAGTGATAATACTTCTACAAGGACCACTAGCAGTGATGGACCAGCATTGTTGCAGCCATTTGACATTGGTGAATTTGAAACAGAAAATTTCTCCCCTTCTCAGCTGGAAAAGTTTTTCATGGCTGGTCACATTCCTTTCCCACTGGATATGCCAAAAGATAATGGAAATCACATATTTCCAATGTCAGTTTTGAAAAGCAGAATGCCGAATGGGGAATCCTTCTAGCGGGATTGGCTTGTATTTAGCCCAGCAAAGCAGCATTGTTTTGTTTTCCATGCCGATTATTTTTACCTAGAAATCAACTTCCACACATGGCTTCATCCCTTGCAATGATTGGAGGATGGGGATATGAAAAGAAGTGGAAGAATCTCATCAGTCGAATTCCTGAACATGAGCATTCGAAAATCCATAAACAATGCTACATTCAGTGGCGTGAATTGGAAGCTCGAATGAAAACTGATCAGTCAATTGAACATTTGATGAATCGCCAAATTCTCAATGAAGCTGACACCTGAAGAAAAATCTTGGAACGAATCTTGGATGTGATTCTGTTTCTTGGTGAACGTGGATTGGCTATTCGTGGAAAATCTGACCTAATTGGAGATTCTCATAATGGAAATTTCTTAGGATTGCTGGAACTGATTTCGCATTATGACCCAATTTTTAAGGAACATGtgataaaagttaaacaatCACAGGACAAGGGTCAACGTCTTCAGGCGCATTACTTGTCAAATCGTTCTCAAAATGAATTCATTGGCCTTTGTGCAGCTGAGGTTCGCAGGCAAATTATAGAAGAGTGCAAGTCTGCaaagtatttttcaattatgGTTGATGCCACTCTTGATGTGAGCCATACTGAACAAAGTTCGTTTGTCATTCGATTTGTACATGAAAAAGAACctcgaaaatttttaattgaagagCGGTTTTTGATTTTTGCAGATTGTGCCAAGAAGACTGGATCTGATATTGCGGAATTAATTCTGGAAACTttggaaacattaaaaatttgttttgaagaCTGCCGTGGCCAAGGCTATGGCAATGGAGTCAACATGTCAGGAAAATATAAGGGTGTTCAAGCAATCCTACAAAAGAAGAACCCATTGTCTGTATTCTCACCCTGTGGTTGTCATTCATTGAATTTGTATGGACAGAATGCTGCCTCAAGCTGTACAGATGCTGAGACTTTCTTTGGAACTGTTCAAACCGTATATACGATCTTTTCTGCTAGTCCGCAACGCTGGGAAATATTGCAAAAGAGACTTCACAGTGTGTCTTTGCATGGACAATCAGGAACACGATGGACTGAGAGACTTGATAGCATTCGCCCTTTCTATAATAACTTGAGCCAAATCATTGAATATTTGAAAGAAGTTAAGAGCTTGAATCTCACGCCTAAAGCAAAAACTGAGATTAGAGGTGCCCTAAAATATATGAGCTCCTTAAAATGTGTTCTCATGTCTGGAATTTGGCTGAAAGTTCTCACATTGATTGACCGCTGCAACCAGGTCATTCAGGCAAGAAAAGCAACTATTGATATTGAGGTGGAAAATATTGAAGCATTGTCAACTCAAATCTGTTCGGGAGGAATGGCCTACAATTTTAGAAGAAGCCAAGTTAGTTGCAGATGTTGCAAAAATCAGTTCTGAATTTCCAATCCACAGAAAAGTGAAAcgcaaaagtttttttggggAGCAAATTAAAGGTGATGAACAAATTACGGAATTAACAGAAGCAGAATAAGGAGAGGAGGCAACATTTCGGAGAACGgttttttatcacatttttgaTTCTGTAATTGGTGGACTTACTGCACGTTTCACAGCAATTCAAGAAATCGTTTCTATATTCTCTTTTTTGTGGAAGTATCAAAAACTGTCTGAAGCAGAAATCAAGAGTGCTTGCTCATATTTTTCGCAAAAATATTCTTGTGATGTGACCGAAAATGAGCTGACTGAAGAATTGctttacataaaacaaattcaTACTGCAAATTTTGGAAAGGAACCTCTTGCCCCATTTgacttattaaacaaaatttctgaAATGAAGCTTGGAGAACTCTTTAGAAATATAGTAATTGCATTGCGTATTTTTGCTACAATTCCAGTGACAGTGGCTTCAAGTGAGCGTTCATTCAGTAAATTGAAGCTCATCATGAATTTTTTGCGCTCAACTATGGGACAAGAACGAACAAGTGACCTCGCCATTTTGAGTATCGAGTGTctattagcaaaaaatattgatttccATGATGTGATTGAAAAGTTTGCTAAACAAAAgacaagaaaaataatattgtaagaaACAACAGCTGgactatttaattatacttatattccagtaatataataaaaaaatttaagcaggccttttttttttttggagtaaAGGGGGTGGGCCCCTAAACTGAAGGATGCTCGGGGCCCCCAAATACTGTGcacggccctgtatatatattacatatatatatatattacatatatatatatattacatatatatatatattacatatatatatatattacatatatatatatatatatatatatatatatatatatatatatatatatatatatatatatatatatataatatattttttatatatatatataatatatattcgGTGTTCCGAGATGACGTcactcaaaataaaatacttttgtctGCCATGTTGGTTCACAAACAACTTAAGTTTGATTTATCATTTGCGGTTTTCTTCGTTAGCTATACTTGAGTTTATcgtttatcaatttaaaaaaaaatggtattttgTTGTATTTTCAATTGCAGTAATCGTTCTGAAAACTGCAAGAAATCGGTTTATCGAATTCCAAAGATTATAAACCACCATGATAAAGATACTGAACTGTTGTCAACAGAAAGAAGAGCAAATTGGTTTGCTGTTATAAAACGCAAAGATGTTAATTGCAATGCCAGTCACTACAGAGTTTGTTCTGATCATTTTTGTTCGggttagttaaattttaatatttctcaatattatataaactacatttttatgtagtttataaactataaagtttACTATGTAGTTtataaaactcttttataaactacattttacatatttttataaactcgtaatataaattacataaattaattAGTGTATGTAATTtcatattatacttttaaaatataaattttacatacgCGTTTGTCCAATCACtgtaaaacattcttttttctagtattttccttattctatattataataaatgatatttatatcattaagATAATATAGTAAACAAACTACTAGAAAGAAAGCTGGTTTACATTGGTTGGACAAACGCAGTATGATTTACTTACTACAAATAAAGTAAACTAGTGAAGTATctatattattatgttttcaGGTAAACcttcaaaactatttgaaaagACACACCCTGATTGGAACCCAACACTCAAAATGGGCTAtaaatgcaaaagtttaaaCAGCGAAAGATTCATTCGAATAAAAAAGCGACAACATGAATCTGGAGTTATGAAAactgataaaataataactactaaaGGCTGCACTGATATGTCTACTGAAAGTGGCATCACTATTACCGGAAATAATGTAGCTAGTGatgaaattgattttaatgttgagctaaataatataaatggaCCAACACAAATTGACATCtcagcaaaaataattaaatcccttgaaaataaattgttagaaAAGGATAGCCTTATTTACCagttaaataaagaactaaGTCCTAATAAAATTGGAGCTATGGAATGGTTTACTACCAATAGCAAAGTGAATAATAACCTATCGTTTTGAAGTTAGTAACTCAACAGTTTCTTCTGTATTTATTGAACTAACAgatgtcttatttatttatttacgcCAACTCATAAAATGGCCTTTACGTGAACAGATATGGAAAACTACAcctaattgtttttgtaaacattttggTACAAAGGTGGTTGTAATAATTGATTGCTTTGAAGTTTTTACTCATAAACCTACAAACCTTTTAGCCAGAGCACAAACGTTTTCAAGTTACAAGCATCACAACACTGTGAAGTTTTTGATCGGTATTACTACACAAGGTGTTATTAGTTTTGTTTCAAAGGCATGGGGTGGTAGAACTAGTGATAAACATCTCactgaaaattgtaaaattctTAATAGCCTGTTACCCGGTGATATTGTAATGGCCGATAGAGGTTTCAATATTGAGGAATCTGTTGCTGTTTATTGTGCGACAGTAAAAATACCAGCTTTTACTAAAGGAAAACGACAGCTTGACTCGATTGATGTAGAACAAACACTTCATATTGCATCAGTTAGAATTCATGTAGAGCGAGTaattggaaatttaaaaaataagtacacCATTTTACAAGACATTTTACCACTAGATTACCTTATAAGAAAAGATAACAGTGGTTATTCAACAGTTGATAAAATTGCAATTGTGTCATGTGGTCTAACAAATATGTGTGATTCTGTTATTCCATTTGACTAAAACtagtttttcagtttatttagttttgttaattttatttaaaaaaaaatttttgtataataaatatgtcCTTTAACAGTAATAAAAGGTAGTgatgtttattaataaagaatgttgataatgattttaaaatgttctaaaatatttattttttgtgtctGGTTGTTGAAAAAGTTCTACATTTTTCAGTTATAAGTTTGTGAGTTGtacttatttgtttatttggtttattaaatttcaaatagttaaatctaattataaagttattttcgATAAATCTTAGTTATCTACACAAAAAATGACTATATTTACAATAAGCTATATGCTAATTACcttttaagtattaaatttgAAGGGCTGCTTTAACTCCTGCAACTGCACAGATAGAAACTCATAGTTGTATAAATTCAAATTTGGAATCCccaaaaagtcattttaattaaattcttatGTGCAGGTCattaaaatagatataaataaagctCCCTAAATAAGAATTTGACGCACAACAAAACCATATTCCAACCATTTGGAAAATTTGAATAAACTTACTTTTTGTtgccaaatatatatatatatatatatatatatatatatatatatatatatatatatatatatatatatatatatatatatatatatatatataaacacctTGCCCCTTTTATTaactaagtaattttttttttgttaatttgctATAAATACTTTAGGATCAAGTAGTgtttattgctttaaaaattatcacATTTACTTAGCACCCAAGAGAACTAATCTAGAATGCGCTTATAAAGTATGTACTGGGAACAGAAGCAGCGAGAGCccgcttctttttttattcagcAAGTATCATTACGGTACCCCCAATTGCTAGTATTTTAAGAACGTTACATTACGGTACCCCCAATTACTTGCGTTGACCGTGAGGAGGGCGGCACGAATAAGATTCTgctaaggggccatccataaagtacgtacatGTACGTACTTTATGGTACATATATACAAAGTACGTATGTATTTGGGGAGGTGGTTTCCCAAAAGCGTACGAACGCGTACAAGAGGGTAGGGGTGTTAAAGACAGTGATtgtctttaattatatttgaatgacaataa
Encoded here:
- the LOC136088036 gene encoding zinc finger MYM-type protein 1-like codes for the protein MASSLAMIGGWGYEKKWKNLISRIPEHEHSKIHKQCYIQWRELEARMKTDQKILERILDVILFLGERGLAIRGKSDLIGDSHNGNFLGLLELISHYDPIFKEHVIKVKQSQDKGQRLQAHYLSNRSQNEFIGLCAAEVRRQIIEECKSAKYFSIMVDATLDVSHTEQSSFVIRFVHEKEPRKFLIEERFLIFADCAKKTGSDIAELILETLETLKICFEDCRGQGYGNGVNMSGKYKGVQAILQKKNPLSVFSPCGCHSLNLYGQNAASSCTDAETFFGTVQTVYTIFSASPQRWEILQKRLHSVSLHGQSGTRWTERLDSIRPFYNNLSQIIEYLKEVKSLNLTPKAKTEIRGALKYMSSLKCVLMSGIWLKVLTLIDRCNQVIQARKATIDIEVENIEALSTQICSGGMAYNFRRSQYQKLSEAEIKSACSYFSQKYSCDVTENELTEELLYIKQIHTANFGKEPLAPFDLLNKISEMKLGELFRNIVIALRIFATIPVTVASSERSFSKLKLIMNFLRSTMGQERTSDLAILSIECLLAKNIDFHDVIEKFAKQKTRKIIL
- the LOC124816740 gene encoding uncharacterized protein LOC124816740 isoform X2 codes for the protein MVFCCIFNCSNRSENCKKSVYRIPKIINHHDKDTELLSTERRANWFAVIKRKDVNCNASHYRVCSDHFCSGKPSKLFEKTHPDWNPTLKMGYKCKSLNSERFIRIKKRQHESGVMKTDKIITTKGCTDMSTESGITITGNNVASDEIDFNVELNNINGPTQIDISAKIIKSLENKLLEKDSLIYQLNKELSPNKIGAMEWFTTNSKVNNNLSF